GTTCTTCGTGGGCGGCGCGAGGTCGCGGTAGTCGCGGAAGCCCGCCTTGCGGAACGTCTCCCGGCCCTGCGGAGCGTCGGCGAACCGGGCCAGCGCGGCACCGGCGGCGGCGATCTTGTCGGTGCGGGCCGCGCCGTGGCGGACGGCGACCAGGGGGTAGTCGAGGAGGACCGTGCCGTTCTTCGGCGCGACCCCCACGACGTCGGTGTCGGAGTGTTCGCGGGTGAAGCTCAGCACCTGCTGCTCGCTGGTCGGGACACCTCGTTGCAGGCCGGCCTCGGTGTCCGCCTTCGCGAGCTCACGGTCGAGGCCGTCCACGCGGTCCTTCGCCAGCTTGATGAGCACCGTGCCGAGCTTGGACCGGGCCTCCTCGGCCTCGCCGGTCACCGACCGCCGCACGCCGAGCAGCGCGCTCAAGGCCGTTCCCGACCGCTCCGCGTCCGCCACCGCCATGTGGCCGCTGGTGGCCAGCGTCGACCAGTTGTCCGCGTCGGCGCCGAGCTTCTCCGCCGCTGCCTGGGTGGTGGCGAGGACCATCGGCGACGCGGCCAGCGACGGGCTGAGCGCGAGCACCCGGGACGGCGGGATGCCGGTGCGGGCCACCCACTCGAACGTGTCCGGCACCCACAGGTCAGGGGCGTTCGCGTCGTCGCTGCCGCTGTCACTCGACAGCCGGGTGAACATGTCGCGCGGGCCGGCCGCGGTGACACCGAACGTCAGGCACGCTCCGCCGACCGGGACCTTGTCCTTCTCCACGCGTGCGGCCACCGCCTTCAGCGGCGCGACCACCTCGGGTGCGGCGGCGACCCGGACGCGCAGCGTGCCCTCACAGGACGCGGACCTGCTGCCCGAGGCCGCTCCGAACTCACGGATCCCCAGGAAGGCCGCCGTCGGGATGATCAGCGCGAGGGCGACGACGAGTACGAGCAGGCCTCGACCTCGACCTCGGCCGCGGGGGCGGCGGGGTCGCAGATCTGCGGCGGCATGACGACCGGGCATAGTGCTGCTCCCTCTCCACCCCGAGTGGGCGGGACATTACCGGAAAAGCCGGCCACACCGGTGACGGTCATCCCGTATGGGACGAAGCGCTACCAGACGTACCTGGGTGGACGCGGACGGCCACCGCGTCGGGTTCCCGGACCTCGTCCCGGACCTGCTCCGGCGGCGATGACGGCCCGTTCAGGCCCCGCTCACGTCCCCGCCGGCGGCGTACATCCGGGCGATCACCGACTCGATCGCGGGCTCCTGGATGGACAGGTCGGCCAGGGGGTAGCGCGCGGCGATCGACGCCACCAGGGGAGCGGCGCTGGTCGCCGCCGGGAAGGCCAGCCACTGCCGCGGGCCGTCCACCCGGACCACGCTTGCGCCGGCCACCTCGATCGGCGGGCCCGGCTCGGCGAGGTCGACGACGAGGGTGCGTTCGCTCCCGCCGAGGCCGTCCAGCCCGTGCAGCCCGGTCAGGCTCCCGTCGTACATCACCCGCCCGTGGTCGATCACCATCACCCGCGAGCACAGCTGCTCGATGTCGGTGAGGTCGTGGGTGGTCAGCAGGACGGTGGTGCCGCGTTCGCGGTTGAGGTCACGCAGGAACTCCCGCACCTTCGCCTTGCTCACGATGTCCAGCCCGATGGTGGGCTCGTCGAGGTAGACGACCTCCGGGTCGTGCAGCAGCGCGGCGGCGATGTCGCCCCGCATCCGCTGGCCGAGGGAGAGCTGGCGTACGGGCACGTCCAGCAGCGGGCCGAGCTCGAGCAGGCCGACGTAGTGGTCGAGGTTCTCGCGGTAGCGCGCGTCCGGGATCCTGTAGATCCGCCGCAGCAGCCCGAAGCTGTCCCGCAGCGGGAGGTCCCACCACAGCGTGGTGCGCTGGCCGAACACCACGCCGATCCGCCGGGCCAGCCGGATTCGCTCGCGGGACGGCTCGATGCCGGCGACGCGCAACGTGCCGGCGGTGGGTACGAGGATGCCGGTGAGCATCTTGATCGTGGTCGACTTCCCGGCGCCGTTGGGCCCGATGTAGCCGACCATCTCCCCGGCGGCCACCTCGAAGGACAGCCCGGCGACGGCGTGCACTTCCGAGCGGGTACGCCGGAACCGCCCGGCCCGCCGTCGTACGGAGAAGGTCTTCCGCACGTCCCGTACCTCGATCAGCGGCCCGGCGGAGGTGGCCGCCGCGGACGGGCCGGCGGCGAGCTCGGTGGTGGTGGTGGTGCGTTCTGTCATGATCAACTCCCGGTGCTGCGGTAGCTGCGCAGGCCGGCCCGCCAGGCCAGCGCGGCGACGAGGGCGAGGGCGACGGCGGCCAGTGGCGAGGCGAACTGGAAGGCCTTCGGCAGCCCGAGCGGGTCCGGATGGCCGAGGATGTGCAGCGCCGGCAGCCAGTTCACGAACGCCAGCGGGATGCCGAACGTCGCCGCGCGGAGCAGGTCCTTGGCGAAGATCGTCGGTGGGTACTGCGTGAGGAAGTTGCCGCCGTAGGTGAACGCGTTGGCCACCTCGGCGGCGTCGGTCGCGGCGAACTGGAACGCCGCGCCGAGGACGAAGATCGAGGCGAAGATGACGGTGCCACTGACCAGCATCACCGGCATCAGCACGATCCGGTCCCAGGTCCAGTGCACGTCGACCGCGACCATCGCCCAGCCGAACACCACCAGGCTCTGGACGATCCGCCCCAGCCGGCGCAGCGCGAAGTCGTCGGCCGCGGCCTGGACGAACGTCGGCACCGGCCGGATCAGCATCACGTCCAGGGACCCGTCCCGGATCCGCCGGCCGAGGCGTTCGATGCTGCCGATCAGCAGGTCCGCGGTGCCCATCGCGATCCCGGAGGTGGCGTAGAGGAAGGCGACCTCGGGCAGGTCGAACCCGCCGAGGGTGTCGGTGTGCACGAACATGATGAAGATCGCCACGAAGTCGAAGCCGGTCACCACGAACTGCCCGACGGTGAGCATCGCGAACGACGCCCGGTAGACCATCGTGGACCGCACCCACATCGCGACGATCCAGCCGTACGCCCGCAGTGCGTCAGCCACCCTGGACCACCACCTTCCGGGTGGCGAGCAGAGTGAGCGCCCGGCCGGCCAGCCAGAGCACCAGCGCCCAGCCCGCCTGGAACGCGAGCGCGGAGACCAGCGAGGCGCCCTGGCGCTTGCCGAGGAACACGTCCGCCGGGATCTGCAGCGCCGACGACCACGGCAGCGCCCGGGCCAGGTCGCCGAGCCAGCCGGGGAAGACGTTCAGCGGCAGCAACATGCCGGAGAAGAACATCGCCAGCACCCCGGCGAGCTGGTGTACGCCGCGGGCGTCCATCAGCCAGAAGCCGGCCAGGGTGAACAGGTAGTTGAGGCTGAAGCAGACGAGCGCTCCCAGGAAGACCGCGAGTCCGAACGCCAGCCAGGTCACCAGGTCGCCGGGGAGGTTGAGGGTGAACGCGAACGCGCCCACCAGCGTCGGCCCGATGCCCCGGCCGAGCAGGTGGAACGCGGCCCGGCCCAGGTCACTGGCCAGCCACCACGCCTGCAGGTCGACCGGCCGGTAGAGGTCGACGGCGATGTCGCCGGTGCGGATCCGGTCGGCCAGCTCCTCCCGGAAGCCGCCGCCCCACAGGGCGCCGACCATGCCGAGGGACTGGCCGAGCCAGACGTAGGTCACCGCGTCGGTCACGTCGTACCCGCCGAGGGAGGGCCGGGCGCGCCACAACGCGATGTACGTGAACGCCATGATGAAACCGAAGACGGTGTTGGTGAAGACACCGGCCGCGGTGGCGGCGCGGTAGGTCGAGTACCGGCGGAAGGTACGCCACGCGATCGCGGCATAGACCCTCATGCTGAACGGGCTCCCTTCGACAACTGACGTGCGTGCGGCAGGCCAGGCGTACGACAGACCGTGCCTTTGCGGCAGGCCACTGCGTACGAACAGGCCATGCGTGAGGTGGACAGAGCGCGCGGAGGTGGCGCGTCTTGGGCACGCGGGGAGCAGCGCGGGGGTGTTTTCTCGCGCTTGGGGTGGATCTCGGACGACGGCCGCCGGCGCATTCCGGGGGGAGGAGCGCGGCGGCTGAGCACGTCGAACTTCCCCCGCATCGGTGCTGACCGGGGGTTGAGGAGGGGAGCGGACATGCCCGGCGGCCGGCTGATCAGCTGGGGCTGACCCTGCGCAGACCGGGATTTTGGCGGCCAGACAGCATAACCGGCACCGGCCGGGACGGGAAGGGTCTTTTCCTCGGACCGCCCGGGTGCCCGCACCACGGCGTCCGCCCCGAGCGGCTCGGCGTCTGCCCGAGGCGGTGGGGTCGGCGGCCGGGTCCGCGTGATATGCAGGCAGGGTCCCGCTCGCGTCGCGGTGCGTCCCCGGCCGCGAGCCACCAGCTCACGAAGGTTCCGCCATGCCGCTGCTGACTGTCTACCGGGTCATGTCCTACGTCACCGGTGTCGTGCTGCTCGCGCTGGTGCTGGTCGCGATGCCGCTGAAGTACTTCGCCGACACCCCCGGCCCGACCATGGTGGTCGGCCAGCTGCACGGATTCCTCTACATGGCCTACGTCGTCGTGGTGCTGCTGCTGGGCTTCTCGCTGCGGTGGCGGCCGGTACGCATGCTGCTGGTGATGCTGGCCGG
This Actinopolymorpha cephalotaxi DNA region includes the following protein-coding sequences:
- a CDS encoding substrate-binding domain-containing protein yields the protein MPGRHAAADLRPRRPRGRGRGRGLLVLVVALALIIPTAAFLGIREFGAASGSRSASCEGTLRVRVAAAPEVVAPLKAVAARVEKDKVPVGGACLTFGVTAAGPRDMFTRLSSDSGSDDANAPDLWVPDTFEWVARTGIPPSRVLALSPSLAASPMVLATTQAAAEKLGADADNWSTLATSGHMAVADAERSGTALSALLGVRRSVTGEAEEARSKLGTVLIKLAKDRVDGLDRELAKADTEAGLQRGVPTSEQQVLSFTREHSDTDVVGVAPKNGTVLLDYPLVAVRHGAARTDKIAAAGAALARFADAPQGRETFRKAGFRDYRDLAPPTKNADVGAVKVLPPVTLHDADDVLRSWAALSLESRLLAVVDVSGSMAAAAGSRSRIELARDAAGTALSYFPDKGEVGLWEFSELRDGTRDYRELAKTAELSAAHRAELAKVLAKLPSQVSGGTGLYDTFLAAYRTAQNGYDDAKVNSVVLLTDGKDEDRTGVSLTQLLNTLKTEADPARPIAVILVGIGPQADLASLDKIANITGGRAYRARDPQDMEGIVIDALLRRQCGATCK
- a CDS encoding ABC transporter ATP-binding protein, translated to MTERTTTTTELAAGPSAAATSAGPLIEVRDVRKTFSVRRRAGRFRRTRSEVHAVAGLSFEVAAGEMVGYIGPNGAGKSTTIKMLTGILVPTAGTLRVAGIEPSRERIRLARRIGVVFGQRTTLWWDLPLRDSFGLLRRIYRIPDARYRENLDHYVGLLELGPLLDVPVRQLSLGQRMRGDIAAALLHDPEVVYLDEPTIGLDIVSKAKVREFLRDLNRERGTTVLLTTHDLTDIEQLCSRVMVIDHGRVMYDGSLTGLHGLDGLGGSERTLVVDLAEPGPPIEVAGASVVRVDGPRQWLAFPAATSAAPLVASIAARYPLADLSIQEPAIESVIARMYAAGGDVSGA
- a CDS encoding ABC transporter permease, with amino-acid sequence MADALRAYGWIVAMWVRSTMVYRASFAMLTVGQFVVTGFDFVAIFIMFVHTDTLGGFDLPEVAFLYATSGIAMGTADLLIGSIERLGRRIRDGSLDVMLIRPVPTFVQAAADDFALRRLGRIVQSLVVFGWAMVAVDVHWTWDRIVLMPVMLVSGTVIFASIFVLGAAFQFAATDAAEVANAFTYGGNFLTQYPPTIFAKDLLRAATFGIPLAFVNWLPALHILGHPDPLGLPKAFQFASPLAAVALALVAALAWRAGLRSYRSTGS
- a CDS encoding ABC transporter permease, producing MRVYAAIAWRTFRRYSTYRAATAAGVFTNTVFGFIMAFTYIALWRARPSLGGYDVTDAVTYVWLGQSLGMVGALWGGGFREELADRIRTGDIAVDLYRPVDLQAWWLASDLGRAAFHLLGRGIGPTLVGAFAFTLNLPGDLVTWLAFGLAVFLGALVCFSLNYLFTLAGFWLMDARGVHQLAGVLAMFFSGMLLPLNVFPGWLGDLARALPWSSALQIPADVFLGKRQGASLVSALAFQAGWALVLWLAGRALTLLATRKVVVQGG
- a CDS encoding DUF3817 domain-containing protein — encoded protein: MPLLTVYRVMSYVTGVVLLALVLVAMPLKYFADTPGPTMVVGQLHGFLYMAYVVVVLLLGFSLRWRPVRMLLVMLAGTIPFAAFFAERRIVADVRREQGAGGREGGRRSERVGAGD